A genomic window from Streptomyces sp. MST-110588 includes:
- a CDS encoding sensor histidine kinase encodes MRAHPLAADSVLAVVLFAVTLVIAVTDPHGPNGPRYGARELTAPTVVLAAFACSSLLLRRRFPRSVLAFTTALAVLELFAEGPVPRAPVACAAVIALYTLASRTDRSTTWRIGALTALVLTAAVMLFGTGPWYSQENVGVFAWTGLAAAAGDAVRSRRAYIAAIRERAERAERTREEEAGRRVAEERMRIARELHDVVAHHIALVNVQAGVASHVMDSRPDQAKQALAHVREASRSALEELRATVGLLRQHGDPTAPTEPAPGLGVLDQLIDGFTRAGLPVDLETPPRPDGLPASVDLAAYRIVQEALTNVHKHAGPGARATVRIVRTQDALTVTVLDDGAGVPGHTGAPKDAGVSKDAGVPPRRRPDPYTNGAGTPTNKTDPEAKWTGTEANRTHPEANRTGTASDGGGHGLIGMRERVAALRGTVETGPRPSGGFRVRVRLPLHQSRTGETT; translated from the coding sequence CTGCGGGCGCACCCCCTGGCCGCCGACTCCGTCCTGGCGGTCGTCCTGTTCGCCGTGACCCTGGTCATCGCCGTCACCGACCCGCACGGCCCCAACGGCCCCCGGTACGGCGCCCGCGAGCTGACCGCGCCGACCGTGGTGCTGGCCGCCTTCGCCTGCTCGTCGCTGCTGCTGCGCCGCCGCTTCCCGCGCAGCGTCCTGGCCTTCACCACCGCCCTGGCGGTCCTGGAGCTGTTCGCCGAGGGGCCCGTGCCGCGCGCTCCGGTCGCCTGTGCCGCCGTCATCGCCCTGTACACCCTGGCCTCCCGCACCGACCGGTCCACGACCTGGCGCATCGGAGCGCTGACGGCCCTGGTGCTCACCGCCGCCGTGATGCTGTTCGGGACCGGGCCCTGGTACTCCCAGGAGAACGTGGGGGTCTTCGCCTGGACCGGCCTGGCCGCGGCGGCCGGTGACGCGGTCCGCAGCCGCCGCGCCTACATCGCCGCCATACGGGAACGGGCCGAGCGCGCGGAGCGCACCCGCGAGGAGGAGGCCGGCCGTCGCGTCGCCGAGGAGCGGATGCGCATCGCCCGCGAGCTGCACGATGTCGTCGCCCACCACATCGCGCTGGTCAACGTGCAGGCCGGGGTCGCCTCGCACGTCATGGACAGCCGCCCCGACCAGGCCAAGCAGGCGCTCGCCCACGTCCGCGAGGCCAGCCGCTCCGCACTGGAGGAACTGCGCGCCACCGTCGGCCTGCTGCGCCAGCACGGCGACCCCACGGCCCCCACCGAGCCCGCGCCGGGCCTGGGCGTCCTGGACCAGCTCATCGACGGCTTCACCCGCGCCGGACTTCCCGTGGACCTGGAGACCCCGCCGCGCCCCGACGGCCTGCCGGCCTCCGTCGACCTGGCCGCGTACCGGATCGTCCAGGAGGCCCTGACCAACGTGCACAAGCACGCGGGCCCGGGAGCGCGCGCCACGGTACGTATCGTCCGGACGCAGGACGCGCTGACCGTGACGGTGCTGGATGATGGCGCGGGCGTACCCGGGCACACGGGCGCACCCAAGGACGCGGGCGTATCCAAGGACGCGGGGGTGCCACCGCGCCGCCGTCCGGACCCGTACACGAACGGAGCCGGCACGCCCACGAACAAAACTGATCCAGAAGCGAAATGGACCGGTACGGAAGCGAACCGGACCCACCCGGAAGCGAACCGGACCGGCACGGCGTCCGACGGCGGCGGCCACGGCCTGATCGGCATGCGCGAGCGGGTCGCCGCCCTGCGCGGCACCGTGGAGACCGGCCCCCGCCCGAGCGGCGGCTTCCGGGTACGCGTACGCCTTCCGCTTCACCAGTCCCGTACGGGGGAGACGACATGA
- a CDS encoding response regulator transcription factor — MTIKVLLADDQALLRSAFRVLVESEPDMEVAGEASDGAEAYELARARGADVVLMDIRMPGVDGLAATRMISQDPELADVRVVILTTFEVDDYVVQALRAGASGFLGKGAEPDELLSAIRIAAAGEALLSPTATKGLIAQFLAQGEGGPGEGSGGPGADRLGALTGREREVLVLVGGGLSNDEIAERLAVSPLTVKTHVNRAMAKLGARDRAQLVVIAYETGLVRPRVGGASPQ; from the coding sequence ATGACCATCAAGGTGCTGCTCGCCGACGACCAGGCGCTGTTGCGCAGCGCGTTTCGCGTGCTGGTGGAGTCCGAGCCGGACATGGAGGTGGCGGGGGAGGCGTCCGACGGCGCCGAGGCGTACGAACTCGCCCGGGCCCGGGGTGCCGACGTGGTCCTGATGGACATCCGGATGCCCGGTGTGGACGGGCTGGCCGCCACCCGCATGATCAGCCAGGACCCGGAGCTGGCGGACGTACGCGTGGTGATCCTGACGACCTTCGAGGTGGACGACTATGTCGTCCAGGCGCTGCGGGCCGGCGCCAGCGGCTTCCTGGGCAAGGGGGCCGAGCCGGACGAGCTGCTGAGCGCCATCCGTATCGCGGCGGCCGGTGAGGCGCTGCTGTCCCCGACGGCCACCAAGGGGCTGATCGCCCAGTTCCTGGCGCAGGGCGAGGGCGGGCCCGGCGAGGGGAGCGGCGGGCCCGGCGCGGACCGGCTGGGCGCGCTGACCGGCCGGGAGCGCGAGGTGCTGGTGCTGGTCGGCGGCGGGCTCTCCAACGATGAGATCGCCGAACGGCTGGCGGTCAGTCCGCTCACCGTCAAGACCCATGTCAACCGCGCGATGGCGAAACTGGGTGCCCGGGACCGCGCCCAGTTGGTGGTCATAGCGTACGAAACCGGACTTGTGCGCCCGAGGGTCGGCGGCGCTTCCCCGCAGTAG
- a CDS encoding efflux RND transporter permease subunit, which translates to MSWLSRLSLVQRGLIALMSIVAIAFGAIAIPQLKQQLLPSIELPMVSVLAPYQGASPDVVEKQVVQPLEDGIRAVDGIKGVTSKAGEGSGVIMAQFDYGNDSKRLVADVQQAVNRARARLPKDVDPQVVAGSTDDMPTVVLAVSSSDKDQQTLADQLKRSVVPALKNIDGVGQVTVDGVQDRVVAVTPDEKKLARAGLTAAALGQALEANGASVPAGSFAEGGRSKTVQVGSGYTSVKQIQDLTVVPGAGPGGPGGAGGGQQARPVRVGDIATVKEEQATPTSITRTDGAPSLAVMVTMAQDGSAVAISDAVKDKLPQIRADLGKGAKVTVASDQGPAVSRSIESLTTEGLLGLVMAVIVILVFLLSLRSTLVTAVSIPLSVVITLIVLWTRDLSLNMLTLGALTIAIGRVVDDSIVVLENIKRHLGYGEERQQAILTAVREVAGAITSSTLTTVAVFLPIGVVGGMVGALFGSFSLTVAVALLSSLIVSLTVVPVLSYWFLRAPKIPEGADPDHLRREAEEKEARSALQRLYVPVLRFATRRRLVSLLIAVAVLVATFAMGPLLKTNFFDQGKQDTLSIKQELKAGTSLGAADAQAKKVEKLLSGLDAVQDYQVTVGSSGFMAAFGGGTGANQASYQVKLKDAADSQKVTDQIRKGLDQLGKGIGETTVTSGGGFGSQDLSVVVKAGDAKVLKKAAEQVRKTVAGLDHVTDVQSDLSQSVPRISVTANDKAAAAGYSQAALGQAVAQAVRGTTSGKAVLDDTERDIVVKSAHPATTEAELKNLALPTPAGTVSLGDIATVRTVDGPVRMTRIDGARSATITAKPTGDNTGAVSADLQKRLKALKLPSGATAEVGGVSQDQTDAFSSLGLAMLAAIAIVFMLLVATFRSLIQPLILLVSIPFAATGAIGLLVATGTPMGVPALIGMLMLIGIVVTNAIVLIDLINQYRSQGYGVVEAVIEGGRHRLRPILMTALATIMALLPMALSVTGDGGFISQPLAVVVIGGLITSTLLTLLLVPTLYAMIELRKERRAKKKAAKRSAGGTAPKSGDQARTPEPAGV; encoded by the coding sequence ATGTCCTGGCTGTCCCGACTCAGCCTCGTACAACGGGGCCTGATAGCGCTGATGTCGATCGTGGCGATCGCCTTCGGCGCCATCGCGATACCCCAGCTCAAACAGCAGCTCCTGCCCTCCATCGAACTCCCCATGGTCTCGGTGCTGGCGCCGTACCAGGGAGCGTCGCCCGACGTCGTGGAGAAGCAGGTCGTCCAGCCGCTGGAGGACGGCATCCGGGCGGTCGACGGCATCAAGGGCGTCACGTCCAAGGCCGGCGAGGGCTCGGGCGTGATCATGGCCCAGTTCGATTACGGCAACGACTCCAAGCGGCTGGTCGCCGACGTCCAGCAGGCCGTCAACCGCGCCCGCGCCCGGCTGCCCAAGGACGTCGACCCGCAGGTCGTCGCCGGGTCGACGGACGACATGCCCACCGTCGTGCTGGCGGTGTCCTCCTCGGACAAGGACCAGCAGACCCTCGCCGACCAGCTCAAGCGCAGCGTCGTGCCGGCCCTGAAGAACATCGACGGCGTCGGCCAGGTCACGGTGGACGGCGTCCAGGACCGCGTCGTCGCGGTCACCCCCGACGAGAAGAAGCTCGCCCGGGCCGGGCTGACGGCCGCGGCGCTCGGCCAGGCGCTGGAGGCCAACGGGGCATCGGTGCCCGCCGGTTCCTTCGCCGAGGGCGGGCGCAGCAAGACCGTCCAGGTCGGCTCCGGTTACACCTCCGTCAAGCAGATCCAGGACCTGACGGTCGTGCCGGGCGCCGGCCCCGGAGGACCGGGGGGAGCCGGCGGCGGTCAGCAGGCCAGGCCCGTACGTGTCGGTGACATCGCCACCGTCAAGGAGGAGCAGGCCACCCCCACCTCCATCACCCGCACCGACGGCGCGCCCAGCCTCGCCGTCATGGTGACCATGGCCCAGGACGGCAGCGCGGTGGCCATCTCCGACGCGGTCAAGGACAAGCTGCCCCAGATCCGTGCCGACCTCGGCAAGGGCGCCAAGGTCACGGTCGCCTCCGACCAGGGCCCGGCGGTCTCCCGGTCCATCGAGTCGCTGACCACCGAGGGTCTGCTCGGCCTGGTCATGGCCGTGATCGTGATCCTGGTCTTCCTGCTGAGCCTGCGCTCCACGCTGGTGACCGCCGTCTCCATCCCGCTCTCGGTCGTCATCACCCTGATCGTGCTGTGGACCCGTGACCTGTCGCTGAACATGCTCACGCTGGGCGCCCTGACGATCGCCATCGGCCGGGTCGTCGACGACTCGATCGTCGTCCTGGAGAACATCAAGCGGCACCTGGGCTACGGCGAGGAACGGCAGCAGGCCATCCTGACCGCCGTCCGCGAGGTCGCCGGCGCCATCACCTCCTCCACGCTCACCACGGTCGCGGTCTTCCTGCCGATCGGTGTCGTGGGCGGCATGGTCGGCGCCCTGTTCGGCTCGTTCTCCCTGACGGTGGCCGTCGCCCTGCTCTCCTCCCTGATCGTCTCCCTGACGGTCGTGCCGGTCCTGTCGTACTGGTTCCTGCGCGCCCCCAAGATCCCCGAGGGCGCCGACCCGGACCACCTGCGCCGCGAGGCCGAGGAGAAGGAGGCCCGCAGCGCGCTCCAGCGTCTGTACGTCCCCGTACTGCGCTTCGCCACCCGCCGCCGCCTGGTCAGCCTGCTGATCGCGGTCGCGGTGCTGGTCGCCACCTTTGCCATGGGCCCGCTGCTGAAGACCAACTTCTTCGACCAGGGCAAGCAGGACACCCTGAGCATCAAGCAGGAGCTGAAGGCCGGTACGAGCCTGGGCGCCGCCGACGCGCAGGCCAAGAAGGTCGAGAAGCTGCTGTCCGGCCTGGACGCGGTCCAGGACTACCAGGTCACCGTCGGCTCCTCCGGCTTCATGGCGGCCTTCGGCGGCGGTACGGGCGCCAACCAGGCGTCGTACCAGGTCAAGCTGAAGGACGCGGCGGACTCCCAGAAGGTCACCGACCAGATCCGCAAGGGCCTGGACCAGCTCGGCAAGGGCATCGGCGAGACCACCGTCACCAGCGGCGGCGGCTTCGGCAGCCAGGACCTGAGCGTGGTGGTCAAGGCCGGCGACGCGAAGGTGCTGAAGAAGGCGGCGGAGCAGGTACGCAAGACGGTGGCCGGGCTCGACCACGTCACCGACGTACAGAGCGACCTGTCCCAGAGCGTGCCCCGGATCTCGGTGACGGCCAACGACAAGGCGGCGGCGGCCGGTTACAGCCAGGCTGCCCTCGGCCAGGCCGTCGCCCAGGCGGTGCGCGGCACCACCAGCGGCAAGGCGGTCCTGGACGACACCGAGCGCGACATCGTGGTGAAGTCCGCCCACCCGGCCACCACCGAGGCCGAGCTGAAGAACCTGGCCCTGCCCACTCCCGCCGGCACCGTCAGTCTCGGTGACATCGCCACCGTCCGCACGGTCGACGGGCCGGTCCGGATGACCCGGATCGACGGCGCGCGGTCCGCGACGATCACTGCCAAGCCGACCGGCGACAACACCGGCGCGGTCAGCGCGGACCTCCAGAAGCGGCTCAAGGCGCTCAAGCTCCCCTCGGGAGCCACCGCCGAGGTCGGCGGCGTCTCGCAGGACCAGACCGACGCGTTCTCCTCGCTGGGCCTGGCCATGCTCGCCGCCATCGCGATCGTCTTCATGCTGCTGGTGGCGACCTTCCGGTCGCTGATCCAGCCGCTGATCCTGCTGGTCTCGATCCCCTTCGCGGCCACCGGCGCGATCGGTCTGCTGGTCGCCACCGGCACCCCCATGGGTGTCCCGGCGCTGATCGGCATGCTGATGCTCATCGGCATCGTCGTCACCAACGCCATCGTCCTGATCGACCTGATCAACCAGTACCGGTCGCAGGGTTACGGTGTGGTCGAAGCCGTCATCGAGGGCGGCCGGCACCGGCTGCGCCCGATCCTGATGACGGCGCTGGCCACGATCATGGCCCTGCTTCCGATGGCCCTGTCCGTCACGGGCGACGGCGGCTTCATCTCGCAGCCGCTGGCGGTGGTCGTCATCGGCGGTCTGATCACCTCGACCCTGCTGACGCTGCTGCTGGTGCCGACGCTCTACGCGATGATCGAACTCCGCAAGGAGCGGCGGGCAAAGAAGAAGGCCGCCAAGCGGTCGGCGGGCGGCACGGCGCCGAAGTCCGGGGACCAGGCCCGTACCCCGGAGCCGGCGGGCGTGTGA
- a CDS encoding tryptophan dimethylallyltransferase family protein, which produces MSSLRSVPRISASTTFSDYALTTAARLLGSAGLDVEQGTRVLRTMLSPWGARRIGTRPDWHSDVCADGSPIEFSAAFAREGLQLRVLVEALPDRLSTSDAQEAALGLTRGLIQDFGAADNRLASVSDLFLPKEDPAGFAMMHAATLARTGGPEFKVYLNPNADESMTGTERTREALDRLGFEKAWTAVEEYARRGFDLDRIVYFGLDLIDGPESRVKVYFRHYDISPAELDARMEISLQHEAGFLGEFCRRLTGSDSEVRAQPLVSNLTFTTAGGDTPVSATVYVPLWLHTASDRIVRDRVSSVMADMDLPVGSYQLLLSHMARRPLPAGRGIHTYASARVQHGRPRLTTYWSPELYDRYPPARYQRG; this is translated from the coding sequence ATGTCGTCTTTGCGGTCGGTTCCACGGATATCTGCGAGCACGACGTTCTCGGACTACGCGCTCACCACCGCCGCACGTCTCCTCGGCAGTGCGGGACTGGATGTCGAACAGGGCACGCGGGTACTGCGCACGATGCTGTCACCTTGGGGAGCGAGGCGGATCGGGACACGTCCCGACTGGCACTCCGACGTATGCGCCGACGGTTCGCCGATCGAGTTCTCCGCCGCCTTCGCGCGGGAGGGACTCCAGCTACGGGTGCTCGTGGAGGCCCTGCCGGACCGGCTGAGCACATCGGACGCACAGGAAGCGGCACTCGGCCTCACCCGTGGGCTGATCCAGGATTTCGGCGCCGCCGACAACCGGCTGGCGAGCGTCTCGGACCTGTTCCTGCCGAAGGAGGACCCGGCCGGCTTCGCCATGATGCACGCCGCCACCCTCGCACGGACCGGCGGCCCCGAGTTCAAGGTCTACCTCAATCCGAACGCCGACGAGAGCATGACCGGTACCGAGCGGACGCGTGAGGCGCTGGACCGCCTGGGGTTCGAAAAGGCATGGACCGCGGTCGAGGAATACGCCCGCCGGGGATTCGACCTCGACAGGATCGTCTACTTCGGTCTCGATCTGATCGACGGCCCCGAGTCGCGCGTAAAGGTGTACTTCCGCCATTACGACATCTCCCCGGCGGAACTCGACGCCCGAATGGAGATCTCGCTCCAGCACGAGGCCGGATTCCTGGGGGAATTCTGCCGTCGGCTGACCGGCAGCGACAGCGAGGTACGAGCCCAGCCGCTCGTCAGCAACCTGACGTTCACCACGGCCGGCGGGGACACGCCGGTGTCCGCGACGGTGTACGTCCCGCTGTGGCTGCACACGGCCAGCGACCGGATCGTCCGGGACCGCGTCAGCTCGGTCATGGCTGACATGGACCTGCCCGTCGGCAGCTATCAGTTGCTGCTCAGCCACATGGCCCGGCGTCCGCTCCCGGCCGGCCGCGGCATCCATACGTACGCCTCGGCACGCGTGCAGCACGGCCGCCCCCGTCTGACCACATACTGGTCCCCCGAGCTCTACGACCGGTACCCGCCCGCCCGCTACCAACGGGGGTGA